A window of Castanea sativa cultivar Marrone di Chiusa Pesio chromosome 1, ASM4071231v1 contains these coding sequences:
- the LOC142622703 gene encoding AP-2 complex subunit sigma, which yields MIRFILLQNRQGKTRLAKYYVPLEDSEKHKVEYEVHRLVVNRDPKFTNFVEFRTHKVIYRRYAGLFFSLCVDITDNELAYLECIHLFVEILDHFFSNVCELDLVFNFHKVYLILDEFILAGELQETSKKAIIERMGELEKLE from the exons ATG ATCCGGTTCATTCTATTGCAGAACAGGCAAGGAAAGACCCGTCTTGCCAAGTACTACGTTCCTCTCGAGGATTCCGAGAAACACAAGGTCGAATACGAG GTTCATCGATTGGTGGTAAACAGAGATCCCAAGTTCACGAATTTCGTCGAG TTCCGCACTCATAAGGTAATCTACAGGCGCTATGCTGGGTTATTTTTCTCGCTCTGCGTCGACATTACTGATAATGAGTTGGCTTATTTGGAGTGCATCCATTTATTCGTGGAGATATTGGATCATTTCTTCAGCAATGTGTGCGAGCTAGATTTAGTTTTTaacttccacaag GTTTATCTGATACTTGATGAATTCATTCTTGCTGGGGAGCTCCAAGAAACAAGCAAAAAG GCGATTATTGAAAGAATGGGTGAACTGGAAAAGTTGGAGTGA